A window of the Tripterygium wilfordii isolate XIE 37 chromosome 12, ASM1340144v1, whole genome shotgun sequence genome harbors these coding sequences:
- the LOC120011243 gene encoding uncharacterized protein LOC120011243, which yields MTQKFETFGQYFRKCIELRYYVLYHILLWTKGSNEMMMIIIFCTPLLSKFFLSLCLHLSVVFYVSLSGRYCKGFAAGVYCVDCCACTECFNKPEYEEIVLDTRHQIQSRNPLAFVQRLSSLLLTLQQIKWKVGTGRHHPQPGTKGAAIARSQIALKNIVNVSRYMLMFVPSSMLYQKLQSLFQSSLH from the exons ATGACCCAAAAATTCGAAACTTTTGGGCAGTATTTTCGGAAATGCATTGAATTGCGG TATTATGTCCTGTACCACATACTACTTTGGACAAAAGGTTCTaatgagatgatgatgataattatATTCTGCACTCCTTTGCTGTCAAAATTTTTCTTGTCTTTGTGCTTG CATTTGTCAGTTGTGTTCTATGTTTCTTTGTCTGGAAGGTACTGCAAGGGTTTTGCGGCAGGAGTTTACTGTGTGGACTGTTGCGCATGCACAGAATGCTTTAACAAACCCGAATATGAGGAGATTGTGCTTGATACACGACACCAAATTCAATCCCGTAATCCCCTTgcatttgtccaaagattgtcaaGTCTGTTACTGACTCTCCAGCAAATTAAATG GAAGGTGGGAACTGGACGACACCATCCTCAGCCAGGCACAAAAGGGGCAGCAATTGCAAGAAGTCAAATTGCCTTAAAAAATATTGTGAATGTTTCCAGGTACATGTTGATGTTTGTTCCTAGCTCTATGTTATACCAGAAACTGCAGTCGCTTTTTCAGAGCTCGCTGCATTGA